The Bacteroidota bacterium genomic sequence ATTTGTTGCGGTTTGCAAAATAATATTCTGTATTTTTATCGGACAATAGTGTTTTCAAATCATCAAATTTTCAAATCATCAAATTGGGTAGGCATGAAATTTCTGGAAAGAACAGCGAAGTATATTGCAGAACATTATGCTGATAAGACGGGTGAGCTATACGTTGTGCTGCCTAACAGACGCGCCGGACTTTTCCTTAAACGGTACCTTACGTCGCAAATGGGAACAACATTTTGGGCGCCCGAAATATTTTCAATTCAGGATTTTATTTTTAATCTTACCGGGTTTCAAATAGCTGATCAGCACGACTTAACATTCACGCTATATTCCCTGCACAAATCGCGTGAAGCAACCAAAGCACAGCCGCTGAATGACTTTTTAAAATGGGGCTCAACAATGCTGAACGATTTCAACGACGTTGACCTGTACATGACGGACGTAGAAAATCTTTTTACGTATTTGACCGAAGCCAAAGCTATTGCACGCTGGAATCCTGATGGTAGCCCACTGACTGATTTTGAAAAAGAATATCTGCGGTTCTACAATGCAATGGGCGGATATTACACTGAATTAAGAACGTTACTCACTAAAGATAAAAAAGCTTACCCGGGTATGGCATTCCGTATGGTTGCCGAAAATTGTGCCCAAATGACTGCTTCTCTTGCAGGAAAGAAAATCATTTTTGCGGGACTCAATGCACTTACACCTTCCGAAGAAACGATTGTTCGCTACATGGTGAACGAGCGTAAGGCCGATATTCTGTGGGATGCCGATGAGTATTATCTTTCTGACAAACGTCAAGAGGCAGGGCGATTTTTACGTAAGTATCTTACAAAATGGAACCTCCCCGAATTCAATTGGGTAGATAATAATTTTGCTGACGCCGGACGGCGCATATGTATAACAGGTATTCCCGGAAATGTAAGTCAGGCAAGATATGCCGGAGCACTTTTAAAAGATTACGTTCAGGAAAATCCTGATGCAGCACGAAAAATTGCTGTGGTACTCGCCGATGAAAAGCTGTTGGTACCTGTGTTGAATTCGCTGCCGGCAGAAATCACAAAGTTTAATATCACTATGGGATACCCGTTAAAGGATACGCCCGTTTTCAGCTTTGCGGAAGCCACTTTTGCAGTGCATGTAAATGCCGCAAAATTTGGTAAAAAGGCCGGTGAGAAAGCCTTTTGCTTTTATGCTCATGATCTTATTCGTTTGCTGAATCATCCGTATATGCAGCTTTTGTGTGGAACAGCCGGCGATGATGGACTTCCCTGTTCACGAAAAGTTGCAGATGCCCTTACGCTTAATAACTTCATTTTTGTTTCGCCCCGGGGCATCGAAGCAGAATTTGAAAAGATTTCTGAAGGTCGATTTGCAACTGTTGCCGCATTATTCAATATTGATATTTCCGATTCATGTTCGCTGCTGAAAGCGCTGTCTTCATCGCTTCAACGCTTGCGTCAGATAATTTCCGAAGATGATAAAGACCGTATTGAGCTTGAGTTTATTTTTAACTACTATGGTATTATAAACCGTTTATTGGATCTATTTGCGCGTAATGCTGAAGCTGTTGATATTAAAACACTGCAATCATTTCTGGTGCAAATGTCAAAAGCTCAAACAATCCCATTTTATGGTGAGCCGTTGGAAGGTCTGCAACTGCTGGGATTGCTCGAAACCCGTGCGCTGGATTTTGATACGGTAATATTGTTATCGGCCAATGAGGGCATTATTCCGTCAGGTAAAAGTCAGAATTCTTTCGTGCCTTTTGATATTCGTGTAGAATACGGTTTGCCTGTGCATACCGAGAAGGAAGCTGTTTTTGCGTACCATTTCTATCGTCTGCTTCAGCACTGCCCTGACATACATTATGTATACAACACAGAGTCTGACCCCATGGGTGGCGGTGAAAAAAGCCGTTTTATTGAGCAATTGCTGCATGAACTTCCTGCCTTCAATCCTGACATTGAAATTGTGGAGAAAGTCCTTTCCTTGCCTCTACAAAATGACCTTGTTGATAGTTCAATTTCAATAGCAAAATCAGAGGATACACTGAATCGCTTATATGAAAAAGCAAAAACCGGTTTTGCTCCGAGTACAATCAATGCATACCGTTCATGTTCATTGCGGTTCTATTTCAAAGAAATTGCAGGCCTTGCCGAAACCGAAGAGATTGCTGAAACAGTCGATTCTGCTACCTTAGGAACCGTTATCCATAAAGTACTGGAAGAATTGTTCACTCCATTTATCGGTCTGAAAGTTACTTCTGCCGATGTAAAAGAAATGCATAAAATCTATTACAGCCTGCTCTCTGATGAGTTTTCAAAGATATTTTCAGGAGGCGACATGTCATCGGGTAAAAACCTGCTTATTCTGAAAGTGGCGGCATTGTATATTTTTAATTTTATCAGTGAACAGCAACATGAAGTGCAGAATTTTGAAAAGCAACAGATTCAGTTGCTGATTGCCGGTCTTGAACAGAAGCTTACTGTTGAAATGCCTGTTACTTCTGCCGGTCGGGAACTTACGGTATTGCTTAAAGGTACTATCGACCGAATCGATAATGTTGGAAACGGCATCCGGATTGTTGATTACAAATCCGGAAAAGTGAGTGCAAAAGATCTTACACTCGACGATTGGGAATTATTGCGGAGCGATTCAAAGCTCGACAAATGCCTGCAACTGCTGATGTATTCCTGGCTTTACTATAAGCAACAGGGAAATGTTGTGTCCATACC encodes the following:
- a CDS encoding PD-(D/E)XK nuclease family protein, which produces MKFLERTAKYIAEHYADKTGELYVVLPNRRAGLFLKRYLTSQMGTTFWAPEIFSIQDFIFNLTGFQIADQHDLTFTLYSLHKSREATKAQPLNDFLKWGSTMLNDFNDVDLYMTDVENLFTYLTEAKAIARWNPDGSPLTDFEKEYLRFYNAMGGYYTELRTLLTKDKKAYPGMAFRMVAENCAQMTASLAGKKIIFAGLNALTPSEETIVRYMVNERKADILWDADEYYLSDKRQEAGRFLRKYLTKWNLPEFNWVDNNFADAGRRICITGIPGNVSQARYAGALLKDYVQENPDAARKIAVVLADEKLLVPVLNSLPAEITKFNITMGYPLKDTPVFSFAEATFAVHVNAAKFGKKAGEKAFCFYAHDLIRLLNHPYMQLLCGTAGDDGLPCSRKVADALTLNNFIFVSPRGIEAEFEKISEGRFATVAALFNIDISDSCSLLKALSSSLQRLRQIISEDDKDRIELEFIFNYYGIINRLLDLFARNAEAVDIKTLQSFLVQMSKAQTIPFYGEPLEGLQLLGLLETRALDFDTVILLSANEGIIPSGKSQNSFVPFDIRVEYGLPVHTEKEAVFAYHFYRLLQHCPDIHYVYNTESDPMGGGEKSRFIEQLLHELPAFNPDIEIVEKVLSLPLQNDLVDSSISIAKSEDTLNRLYEKAKTGFAPSTINAYRSCSLRFYFKEIAGLAETEEIAETVDSATLGTVIHKVLEELFTPFIGLKVTSADVKEMHKIYYSLLSDEFSKIFSGGDMSSGKNLLILKVAALYIFNFISEQQHEVQNFEKQQIQLLIAGLEQKLTVEMPVTSAGRELTVLLKGTIDRIDNVGNGIRIVDYKSGKVSAKDLTLDDWELLRSDSKLDKCLQLLMYSWLYYKQQGNVVSIPAIISFRNISSWAIHVTLPDDEHLNADTLQRFEDILLDILAQIFDPSIPFTQTDKPENCTYCPYISICNR